In one Echinicola marina genomic region, the following are encoded:
- the ade gene encoding adenine deaminase, whose translation MLDFSVEGQLVDILNRNIFPARIVISNGHISKITQLAYAPDQYIMPGFIDAHVHIESSMLVPSEFARLAVLQGTVATVSDPHEIANVCGKAGVEYMIENGKQVNFKFFFGAPSCVPATPFETAGGEINAKDIDDLLSKKEIKYLAEMMNWPGTINRDPQVMEKIALAQKHGKPVDGHAPGLRGLTAKKYIEAGISTDHECFTAEEALDKLQYGMKIAIREGSAAKNFEALIDLIDDHADHIMFCSDDKHPDSFALGHINQLAARAVIAGKDLFEILKAACINPVKHYNLEVGLLQEGHPADFIIVKDLIDFSIHATYINGEKVAEGTETLIPSIKNKPINNFNTAPKSPADFEIIAKSSTVMVIEALNGQLITNEVPGNILVKNGLASPNIKDDILKITVVNRYENQKPTVAFIKNFGLKEGAIASSVGHDSHNIIAVGVNDEAIAKAVNLLIEVKGGISAVSSKESMVLPLPVAGIMSGEDGFEVAKAYTAIDKMSKKMGSKLDAPFMTLSFMALLVIPDLKLSDQGLFDGQQFKFTSVFI comes from the coding sequence ATGCTAGATTTTTCTGTTGAAGGCCAATTGGTCGATATCCTAAACCGAAATATTTTTCCTGCAAGAATAGTAATCAGTAATGGCCATATCTCGAAGATAACTCAACTGGCATATGCTCCTGATCAATATATCATGCCCGGATTCATCGATGCCCATGTACATATTGAATCGTCCATGCTTGTTCCCTCAGAATTTGCCAGGTTAGCAGTATTGCAAGGAACAGTGGCCACGGTCTCAGACCCTCACGAAATCGCCAATGTCTGTGGCAAAGCAGGAGTAGAATACATGATCGAAAATGGCAAGCAAGTAAACTTTAAATTCTTCTTTGGAGCTCCTTCCTGCGTGCCGGCCACCCCATTCGAAACTGCCGGAGGAGAAATCAATGCCAAGGACATCGATGATTTACTGTCCAAAAAGGAAATCAAATACCTAGCTGAAATGATGAACTGGCCCGGCACCATCAACAGAGACCCTCAAGTGATGGAAAAAATAGCCTTGGCACAAAAACATGGCAAGCCAGTAGACGGCCACGCTCCCGGTCTGAGAGGACTTACCGCCAAGAAATATATTGAGGCAGGCATAAGTACAGATCACGAGTGTTTTACAGCTGAGGAAGCTTTGGACAAACTCCAATACGGCATGAAAATCGCCATCCGTGAAGGTAGCGCTGCCAAAAACTTCGAAGCACTTATAGACCTCATTGATGACCATGCTGACCATATCATGTTCTGTTCAGACGACAAGCATCCCGACAGCTTCGCCTTAGGTCATATCAACCAACTCGCCGCAAGAGCGGTCATCGCAGGAAAAGACCTTTTCGAAATCCTCAAAGCTGCCTGCATTAACCCGGTCAAGCATTATAACCTGGAAGTAGGCTTACTCCAAGAAGGTCATCCAGCAGATTTTATCATTGTCAAAGACCTGATAGACTTTAGCATCCACGCCACTTATATCAATGGAGAAAAGGTCGCAGAAGGAACCGAAACACTGATCCCGTCCATCAAAAATAAGCCCATCAATAATTTCAATACTGCCCCAAAGTCTCCCGCTGATTTTGAAATCATCGCTAAAAGTAGCACTGTCATGGTGATAGAAGCCTTAAATGGACAATTGATCACCAATGAAGTACCAGGCAATATCCTTGTTAAAAATGGTCTCGCAAGCCCCAATATTAAGGATGATATTCTAAAAATCACCGTAGTCAACCGCTACGAAAACCAAAAACCAACGGTGGCATTTATTAAGAACTTTGGTCTCAAAGAAGGCGCAATAGCATCCTCAGTTGGGCATGACTCCCATAATATCATTGCAGTAGGTGTCAATGATGAAGCCATCGCCAAAGCTGTCAACTTGCTCATTGAGGTCAAAGGTGGTATCTCTGCAGTTTCAAGCAAGGAAAGCATGGTTTTACCTTTGCCCGTAGCTGGAATAATGTCGGGTGAAGATGGCTTTGAAGTAGCCAAAGCTTATACAGCAATTGACAAAATGTCCAAGAAAATGGGATCAAAGCTGGATGCTCCTTTTATGACCCTGAGCTTTATGGCACTTTTGGTCATTCCTGATCTAAAACTCAGCGATCAGGGACTTTTCGATGGTCAGCAATTCAAATTCACCTCGGTGTTTATATAG
- a CDS encoding Na(+)-translocating NADH-quinone reductase subunit A: protein MSKLVKLKKGFDIKLAGKAEKQIEAFQPAQTFAIKPTDFVGMQRPKVLIKEGDTVKAGTPILFDKKLEKVLYAAPVSGEIVEIKRGEKRKLLEIRIMADKEVSYETFDKFSDSDLKSLSKEQATAQMLKGGVWPQIIQRPFGIVANPDEEPKAIYISGFDSHPLAPDYGVLLKGQEKFFQAGISILQKLTSGQVHLNLDAQSEVSPAYAGVQGVQVNKFEGPHPAGNVGVQIHHIDPINKGDLVWTVNPYGVVQIGKLFLDGILDASKLVAITGSEVNKAAYVKTYTGANVSTFVRGNLKSEHVRVISGNVLTGEKIASDGYVGYYHHHITVIPEGDYEEFLGWIKPTTSKLSFSKALGLFSFLNKGEFKVDTNTHGEERPFVVSGVFEKVLPMDILPTYLFKAIISEDFDEMEELGLYEIIEEDVALCEFVDPSKNDLQEIVRNGIELLMYS, encoded by the coding sequence ATGTCAAAACTAGTTAAGCTTAAGAAGGGATTTGATATTAAGCTGGCAGGTAAGGCGGAAAAGCAAATTGAAGCATTTCAGCCAGCACAGACCTTCGCGATTAAGCCTACAGATTTTGTAGGAATGCAGCGTCCAAAAGTCCTTATCAAAGAGGGGGATACTGTAAAAGCAGGTACGCCGATCTTGTTTGATAAGAAACTCGAAAAGGTACTTTATGCAGCTCCTGTTTCGGGAGAAATCGTGGAAATCAAAAGAGGTGAAAAGCGAAAATTGTTGGAAATCAGGATCATGGCTGACAAGGAAGTGAGTTATGAGACTTTTGACAAATTTTCTGATTCAGATCTCAAATCCTTATCTAAAGAGCAAGCCACTGCCCAAATGCTGAAAGGCGGGGTATGGCCACAGATCATCCAAAGACCATTTGGGATTGTCGCCAATCCAGATGAAGAGCCTAAAGCTATTTATATTTCAGGTTTTGATTCTCATCCTTTAGCTCCTGATTACGGGGTGTTACTAAAAGGTCAGGAGAAATTCTTCCAAGCCGGTATTTCCATTTTGCAAAAACTTACTTCTGGACAGGTACATTTGAACTTGGACGCGCAGTCTGAGGTGTCTCCAGCCTATGCAGGTGTTCAGGGTGTTCAAGTGAACAAATTTGAAGGACCTCACCCTGCGGGGAACGTAGGTGTGCAGATTCACCATATTGACCCAATCAATAAAGGGGATTTGGTGTGGACTGTCAATCCTTATGGCGTTGTTCAGATCGGTAAACTTTTCCTTGACGGAATACTAGATGCCTCCAAGTTAGTAGCGATTACTGGTTCTGAGGTAAACAAGGCCGCTTATGTAAAAACCTATACTGGTGCAAATGTTTCCACTTTTGTCAGGGGTAACCTGAAATCAGAGCATGTAAGGGTAATTTCCGGAAATGTTCTGACTGGAGAGAAAATCGCTTCTGATGGTTATGTGGGCTATTATCACCATCATATCACAGTGATCCCTGAGGGAGATTATGAGGAGTTCCTAGGATGGATTAAGCCAACGACCAGTAAGTTGAGTTTCAGCAAAGCTTTGGGTTTGTTCTCCTTCTTGAACAAGGGGGAATTTAAAGTGGATACCAATACACATGGTGAAGAAAGGCCATTTGTAGTTTCTGGGGTATTTGAAAAAGTACTTCCAATGGATATTCTTCCTACTTACCTTTTCAAGGCGATTATTTCAGAAGATTTTGACGAGATGGAGGAGCTAGGGCTTTATGAAATAATTGAAGAAGATGTTGCCTTGTGTGAGTTTGTAGATCCTTCCAAGAATGATTTGCAGGAAATTGTGAGAAATGGGATTGAATTATTAATGTATAGTTAA
- a CDS encoding NADH:ubiquinone reductase (Na(+)-transporting) subunit D, translating to MSTETAEKVEVKKPAEALLSKRRKRLISDPLVDDNPVTIQVLGICSALAVTTQMKPTFVMALSVIFVVVMANLTISIMRNTIPTRVRIIVQLAVVATLVTLVNEVLKAFAYDMYKELSVFVGLIITNCIVMGRLEAFAMGNKPYDSILDGFGSALGYSWIILAVAFFRELWGSGTIFGVPVFDTVSSLFGEDFSLATNGLMVSPVGAFIILGLIIWVQRTKTGYVEH from the coding sequence ATGAGTACAGAAACAGCAGAAAAGGTAGAAGTTAAAAAGCCCGCAGAGGCGCTTCTGTCCAAGCGAAGAAAAAGACTGATCAGTGACCCTTTGGTAGATGATAACCCGGTTACTATACAGGTATTGGGTATCTGTTCGGCACTGGCTGTAACCACTCAGATGAAGCCTACTTTTGTAATGGCCCTATCTGTGATTTTCGTGGTGGTGATGGCTAACTTGACCATCTCTATCATGAGAAATACTATTCCAACCCGTGTAAGGATCATTGTACAGTTGGCCGTAGTAGCCACCTTGGTGACCTTGGTAAATGAGGTGTTGAAAGCTTTTGCCTATGATATGTATAAGGAGCTTTCGGTATTTGTGGGTTTGATTATTACCAACTGTATCGTAATGGGACGTCTTGAGGCTTTTGCGATGGGTAATAAGCCATATGATTCCATTCTTGATGGTTTTGGTAGTGCCCTTGGTTATTCTTGGATTATTTTGGCGGTCGCCTTCTTCCGGGAGTTATGGGGTTCAGGTACCATTTTTGGCGTGCCTGTATTTGATACCGTTTCATCCTTATTTGGAGAGGATTTCTCATTGGCTACCAACGGTTTGATGGTGAGTCCTGTAGGTGCCTTTATCATCCTTGGCTTGATCATCTGGGTACAGCGTACCAAAACAGGTTATGTTGAACATTAA
- the cmk gene encoding (d)CMP kinase: protein MKKIIVAIDGYSGCGKSSTAKEVAKALGYTYIDSGAMYRAATLHFINKFTVLTNPKDVKKALEDLEVSFHQNEETGLQETYLNGLNVEKKIRKMEVSERVSEVSKIREVRQELVAQQQRLGKHKGVVMDGRDIGTVVFPQAELKVFMTADLKIRAERRQKELLEKGELVELDRIIQNLSERDQIDSNREESPLRKSADAVEIDTSLLDFQEQVNEIASLAQQRMDADN, encoded by the coding sequence ATGAAAAAAATTATTGTAGCCATTGATGGATATTCTGGATGCGGAAAGAGCTCGACAGCCAAGGAGGTAGCCAAGGCCCTGGGCTATACTTATATAGACTCTGGAGCCATGTACAGAGCAGCTACATTACATTTTATCAATAAGTTTACGGTTTTGACCAATCCCAAGGATGTAAAAAAAGCCCTAGAAGATTTAGAGGTTTCTTTTCATCAAAATGAAGAGACCGGCTTACAGGAGACCTATCTCAACGGTTTGAATGTAGAGAAGAAAATCAGGAAGATGGAAGTGTCTGAAAGGGTCAGTGAGGTCAGTAAAATCAGGGAAGTTAGACAGGAGTTAGTAGCCCAACAACAACGCCTTGGAAAGCATAAGGGTGTAGTGATGGACGGTAGGGATATAGGTACGGTGGTTTTTCCCCAGGCGGAGTTAAAAGTTTTTATGACTGCTGATTTAAAGATCCGTGCTGAGCGGAGACAAAAGGAATTGCTTGAAAAGGGAGAGTTGGTGGAATTGGACAGAATTATTCAAAATTTATCCGAAAGGGATCAAATAGACTCCAACAGAGAAGAAAGTCCATTGAGGAAATCTGCAGATGCGGTTGAAATAGACACCAGTTTACTGGACTTTCAGGAACAAGTTAACGAAATTGCCAGTCTGGCACAGCAAAGAATGGATGCGGATAACTAA
- a CDS encoding 4-hydroxy-3-methylbut-2-enyl diphosphate reductase has protein sequence MQVTIDKNSGYCFGVEFAIKMAEDEMEDANSLYCLGDIVHNDMEVKRLSDKGLVIIDREELKNLSNCKVLIRAHGEPPETYKLAIENNIELIDASCPVVLKLQHRVKTAFDKMEQKEGQIVIYGKKGHAEVIGLTGQTLEKAIVVMEDDDLEKIDFSRPVTLFSQTTKSTKGFYALKEKIAQRMASSNQSLEEVDFTANDSICRQVSNREPQLTRFSNENDVIVFVSGKKSSNGKALYQVCKSQNERSYFVENEQELDPNWFNAGDKVGICGATSTPMWLMEQVMNHINSLDQEACPQ, from the coding sequence ATGCAAGTTACAATAGATAAGAATTCTGGTTATTGCTTTGGGGTGGAGTTTGCCATCAAGATGGCCGAAGATGAAATGGAAGATGCCAACAGTCTGTATTGTTTGGGCGATATTGTCCATAATGACATGGAGGTTAAGCGTTTGAGTGATAAGGGTTTGGTGATCATAGATAGGGAGGAGCTGAAAAATCTATCTAATTGTAAGGTTTTGATCCGTGCCCATGGAGAGCCGCCAGAGACCTATAAATTGGCCATTGAGAATAATATAGAGCTGATCGATGCTTCCTGCCCTGTGGTGCTCAAGCTGCAGCACAGGGTAAAGACTGCTTTTGACAAGATGGAGCAAAAGGAAGGGCAGATAGTTATTTATGGTAAGAAGGGGCACGCTGAGGTGATAGGTTTGACAGGGCAGACCCTGGAAAAGGCCATAGTGGTGATGGAAGATGATGATTTGGAGAAGATTGATTTTTCCAGGCCAGTGACTTTGTTCAGCCAGACGACCAAAAGTACCAAGGGTTTTTACGCATTGAAGGAGAAGATAGCCCAAAGGATGGCTTCTTCCAACCAAAGCTTGGAGGAGGTGGATTTTACTGCGAATGATTCCATTTGTCGTCAAGTGTCTAATCGTGAACCGCAGCTTACCCGTTTTTCGAATGAAAATGACGTAATTGTTTTCGTTTCCGGTAAAAAAAGCTCCAACGGAAAGGCCCTTTATCAGGTTTGTAAGTCTCAAAATGAAAGAAGTTATTTTGTGGAAAATGAGCAGGAACTTGATCCCAATTGGTTCAATGCAGGTGATAAAGTAGGGATCTGTGGAGCTACATCCACACCTATGTGGCTCATGGAGCAAGTGATGAATCATATCAATTCCCTTGACCAAGAAGCTTGCCCCCAGTAA
- a CDS encoding sensor histidine kinase yields MEGRIFNSTVIFLILYLAGMVIFNLITGQKTLSFILTLTAMVVIIAYILARKTKNFKNGIRILAAISYPILAINFFLNDGIDGPSAYIFLMIHLIILTLSDRKEFWFWGAYNFIFFSSLYIIGIKFPELIPKNYENINIQIYDHLLTYLACLIGIIAIIAILKWNYHKQKLKSEFRNKAFKEANLSLKNSLEQKNKIIALISHDLKNPLISITNILQMIKEDELSEEETKTVQEDLLLMATNTQKMAEGILDWAAIELKSSQPIFKTINIQERCLDTLEIYKSLAEQKGITFTQAYSGHLEIITDPDRILLIIRNLLQNAIKFTPPKGEIHFSYEHKGQYANITIKDTGVGIAEEKLESIFSKNYISSLGTASEKGYGLGLYICKENASKIGGQLDVISEIGIGTTFFIKLPTA; encoded by the coding sequence ATGGAAGGTCGAATTTTTAATTCTACCGTCATATTCCTCATCCTTTATCTTGCTGGGATGGTCATCTTCAACCTGATAACTGGACAAAAAACCCTTTCCTTCATCCTTACCCTTACAGCGATGGTTGTGATCATCGCTTATATATTGGCGAGGAAAACAAAGAATTTCAAAAATGGCATTAGGATATTGGCCGCCATAAGCTATCCCATACTCGCTATCAACTTCTTCCTAAACGACGGCATAGACGGGCCCAGTGCTTATATTTTTCTGATGATCCATCTCATTATCCTAACTTTATCCGACCGTAAGGAATTTTGGTTTTGGGGAGCATATAACTTTATTTTCTTTAGCAGCCTTTACATTATTGGCATCAAATTTCCTGAGCTGATCCCTAAAAATTACGAAAACATCAACATTCAAATCTACGACCATTTATTGACCTATTTGGCCTGCCTTATCGGAATAATCGCCATCATCGCCATTCTTAAATGGAACTACCACAAACAAAAACTTAAAAGTGAATTCAGGAACAAGGCCTTCAAGGAAGCCAATTTAAGCCTCAAAAATAGCCTGGAACAAAAGAATAAAATCATTGCCCTTATCTCCCATGATCTCAAAAATCCCCTGATATCCATCACCAATATATTGCAGATGATCAAAGAGGACGAACTGAGCGAGGAAGAAACCAAAACAGTACAAGAAGACCTGCTACTAATGGCTACAAACACCCAAAAAATGGCAGAAGGTATTTTAGACTGGGCAGCCATAGAACTGAAGAGTAGCCAGCCCATTTTTAAAACCATCAATATTCAAGAGCGTTGTCTGGACACATTGGAAATTTATAAATCCCTAGCAGAGCAAAAGGGCATCACTTTCACACAAGCTTATTCAGGCCATTTGGAAATCATTACAGACCCCGACCGCATCCTGTTGATTATCAGAAATCTTCTTCAAAATGCCATCAAGTTCACTCCACCAAAGGGAGAAATCCATTTTTCTTATGAGCACAAAGGCCAATATGCCAACATCACCATCAAAGACACAGGTGTGGGTATTGCTGAGGAAAAACTGGAAAGCATTTTTAGTAAAAACTATATTTCGTCCTTAGGCACAGCATCTGAAAAAGGCTATGGACTCGGGCTATATATCTGCAAAGAAAATGCCTCAAAAATTGGTGGACAACTTGATGTCATTAGTGAAATTGGAATCGGAACCACTTTCTTCATCAAATTGCCCACAGCTTAA
- the nqrC gene encoding NADH:ubiquinone reductase (Na(+)-transporting) subunit C, with translation MQQSNTYIITFSVILTVVLGFLLSGTSELLGPIQKEAEALDTKKQILGAVVDAEKIAAMKPKEIRAYYENTISSKVVNIKGEEVADATAETVDVAKNYKKPAEERLYPVYIFHEEGSEDKVVAYILPVFGAGLWDAIWGYVALKTDLNTIEGVTFSHAGETPGLGARITTSDIQHRYHGKEIFDESGSLVAVEMQKGEGKDYSSNPHMVDGMSGATLTAKGVNNMLTNYLGAYQSYLEKVKGNS, from the coding sequence GTGCAACAGTCTAACACATATATTATCACGTTTTCGGTAATCCTTACCGTGGTATTGGGCTTTTTATTATCAGGTACTTCAGAATTGCTAGGACCAATTCAAAAGGAAGCTGAGGCCTTAGATACCAAAAAGCAGATTCTGGGTGCCGTAGTGGATGCAGAGAAAATAGCAGCCATGAAGCCAAAGGAAATCAGGGCATATTATGAAAATACCATTTCTTCAAAAGTAGTCAATATCAAAGGAGAAGAAGTAGCTGATGCTACAGCAGAAACTGTAGATGTGGCGAAGAACTACAAAAAGCCAGCTGAAGAAAGACTATATCCAGTTTATATTTTCCATGAAGAAGGCAGTGAGGATAAAGTAGTGGCTTATATTCTTCCTGTGTTTGGTGCGGGTCTTTGGGATGCCATCTGGGGTTATGTCGCATTGAAGACAGATCTTAATACAATAGAAGGGGTGACTTTCTCTCACGCTGGGGAGACTCCTGGTTTGGGTGCAAGGATCACTACTTCGGATATTCAGCATCGTTATCACGGAAAAGAGATATTTGACGAGTCAGGATCACTTGTGGCTGTTGAAATGCAGAAAGGTGAAGGAAAAGACTATTCATCCAATCCTCATATGGTCGATGGGATGTCTGGAGCTACCCTTACCGCCAAAGGAGTAAATAATATGCTGACCAACTATTTGGGTGCCTATCAATCATACCTTGAAAAGGTAAAAGGCAACTCTTAA
- a CDS encoding YpdA family putative bacillithiol disulfide reductase yields MKKIDVLIVGAGPIGLACGIEAEKHQLDYVILEKGTLVNSIYNYPVNMTFFSTSEKLEMGGIPFMSINKQPTRPEALEYYRRVCQHYDLKVNLYEEVKSIEKQAGGAFLVKSSKGDYLAEKIILSTGFYDLPNKMNIPGEELPKVTHYYKEPWPYIGQKVIVVGGGNSAVDVALETWRKGAEVSMVMINPTVDPNVKYWVRPDIENRIKEGSIKAYFDSTLQEIKEKEVIINTPEGEVVVENDFVLAMTGYQPNYKLLNQLGVELTLDEKRRPCFDGKSQESNVPGLYLAGVVCGGLNTREYFIENTIVHAHAIFEDIMSKRNLVIK; encoded by the coding sequence ATGAAAAAAATAGATGTATTAATAGTAGGAGCAGGCCCTATTGGTTTGGCCTGTGGGATTGAAGCAGAAAAACATCAGCTTGATTATGTGATTTTGGAAAAGGGCACATTGGTCAATTCCATCTATAATTATCCCGTCAACATGACTTTTTTCTCTACTTCCGAAAAGCTGGAAATGGGGGGGATTCCTTTTATGTCTATTAATAAGCAGCCTACACGTCCAGAAGCATTGGAGTATTACAGAAGGGTGTGCCAACACTATGATTTGAAGGTGAACCTTTATGAAGAGGTGAAAAGTATAGAAAAGCAGGCAGGTGGAGCGTTTTTGGTAAAGTCTTCCAAAGGAGATTATTTGGCGGAGAAAATTATTCTTTCCACAGGCTTTTACGATTTGCCCAATAAAATGAACATTCCTGGGGAGGAATTGCCCAAAGTTACTCATTACTATAAAGAACCTTGGCCATATATTGGACAGAAGGTTATAGTCGTCGGGGGCGGTAATTCAGCGGTGGATGTGGCCTTAGAGACTTGGCGCAAAGGTGCCGAGGTAAGCATGGTGATGATCAACCCAACCGTGGACCCTAATGTCAAATATTGGGTGCGCCCCGATATTGAAAACAGGATCAAAGAAGGTTCTATCAAGGCGTATTTTGACAGTACACTTCAGGAAATTAAAGAAAAGGAGGTGATTATCAATACTCCTGAGGGAGAGGTTGTTGTCGAAAACGATTTTGTATTGGCGATGACGGGGTATCAGCCCAATTATAAACTGTTGAATCAACTAGGGGTGGAGCTTACATTGGATGAAAAAAGAAGACCATGCTTTGATGGTAAAAGTCAGGAATCCAATGTGCCAGGACTTTATCTTGCGGGGGTGGTTTGTGGAGGATTGAATACGAGAGAGTATTTTATTGAAAATACCATTGTACATGCGCATGCGATATTTGAAGATATTATGTCAAAAAGAAATCTAGTCATTAAGTAA
- a CDS encoding NRDE family protein, producing the protein MCLITFAWKTHPKYSLILVANRDEFFTRPTLPLFQWENGIYAGKDLKAGGTWMGIHPRGRFAALTNYRDLKNQKAQAQSRGGLVLDFLKGTSSPKSYLAEVEAKQDQFDGFNLLVGNQEEMWYLSNYGESPVEIPAGIHGLSNSFINVPWKKVRESKMRLQEVIKQGEIAPDDLLEVNMTKQEEELEKLPDTGLPIALEKAVSAAFIEPVDRYGTVGLSALLWEKEGQKVQFLEKQVLETGGFKDRLMEFDINGG; encoded by the coding sequence ATGTGTCTGATAACATTTGCATGGAAAACACATCCCAAGTATTCATTGATATTGGTGGCTAATAGGGATGAGTTTTTTACCCGGCCTACTTTGCCTTTGTTCCAATGGGAAAACGGTATTTATGCCGGGAAAGATTTAAAAGCTGGCGGAACCTGGATGGGGATTCATCCAAGAGGGAGGTTTGCTGCTTTGACCAATTATAGGGATTTGAAAAACCAGAAAGCGCAAGCTCAGAGTAGAGGAGGATTGGTATTGGATTTTTTAAAAGGTACCTCTTCACCAAAATCCTATTTAGCGGAGGTAGAGGCAAAGCAAGACCAATTTGATGGTTTTAATTTACTGGTAGGTAATCAAGAAGAAATGTGGTATTTATCCAATTATGGAGAAAGTCCGGTTGAAATACCAGCAGGCATTCATGGTCTTAGCAATTCTTTTATAAATGTTCCATGGAAAAAGGTAAGGGAGAGTAAAATGAGGCTTCAGGAAGTCATAAAGCAAGGTGAAATAGCTCCGGATGATTTGCTAGAGGTGAATATGACCAAGCAAGAAGAGGAATTAGAGAAGCTGCCTGATACGGGCTTGCCTATTGCACTAGAAAAGGCTGTTTCTGCTGCTTTTATTGAACCTGTTGACCGCTATGGTACTGTAGGTCTTTCGGCTTTGCTCTGGGAGAAAGAGGGGCAGAAGGTACAGTTTTTGGAGAAGCAAGTATTAGAGACCGGGGGATTTAAGGACCGTCTGATGGAATTTGATATAAATGGTGGCTAG
- a CDS encoding NADH:ubiquinone reductase (Na(+)-transporting) subunit B — protein MKALQNLFDKLKPNFEKGGKWEKFYTLYEGHRTIAFAPDITTKAKGSQIKDAVDLKRVMITVVIAMIPALLFGIFNVGFQHFLAVGEEATFLDQVLFGAMAVVPTLIVSYAIGLLTEFTFCVIRNHPISEGFLVTGMLIALVMPPYIPLWQVALATIFAVVIGKEVFGGTGMNILNVALTARAFLYFAYPAQISGDQVWTYLGDKAAVDGFSGATALSVAFQAGQSGEAVTTALAAHNSAIGDSLYSFANMFLGFIPGSIGETSVLMILLGAAVLVGTGVASWKIIVSGFAGTYIMGLIMNAFAVNEFMAMPAHYHLVMGGVAFGIVFMATDPVSAAQTESGKWLYGLLIGFLTVIIRVTNPAYPEGIMLAVLLMNVFAPLIDFYVVKANKKRRLQRATV, from the coding sequence ATGAAGGCATTACAAAACTTATTTGATAAGCTAAAGCCGAATTTCGAAAAAGGGGGAAAATGGGAAAAGTTTTATACCCTTTACGAAGGACACCGGACAATTGCTTTTGCTCCTGATATTACGACCAAAGCAAAAGGTTCTCAGATCAAAGACGCAGTGGATTTGAAGAGAGTGATGATTACTGTGGTAATCGCCATGATCCCAGCCTTGCTTTTTGGAATATTTAATGTGGGCTTTCAACATTTTCTAGCTGTTGGAGAAGAGGCTACCTTCCTTGATCAGGTATTATTCGGAGCGATGGCGGTAGTACCAACACTGATTGTTTCTTATGCAATTGGGCTATTGACCGAGTTTACTTTCTGTGTGATCAGAAATCACCCTATTAGTGAGGGATTCTTGGTTACCGGGATGTTGATCGCCTTGGTTATGCCTCCTTATATTCCTTTATGGCAAGTTGCTTTGGCGACGATTTTTGCTGTAGTAATCGGTAAAGAGGTGTTTGGTGGAACGGGTATGAATATCCTTAATGTGGCATTGACCGCTAGGGCTTTCTTGTATTTCGCGTATCCAGCACAAATTTCAGGTGACCAAGTTTGGACTTATCTTGGAGACAAAGCTGCAGTGGATGGCTTCTCTGGAGCAACGGCACTTTCTGTAGCTTTTCAAGCAGGACAGAGTGGTGAAGCAGTAACGACTGCATTGGCAGCTCATAACAGTGCAATTGGTGATAGCCTTTACAGCTTTGCCAATATGTTCTTAGGATTTATTCCTGGTTCTATCGGTGAAACTTCCGTATTGATGATCCTTTTGGGAGCGGCTGTTTTGGTTGGTACTGGTGTTGCCAGCTGGAAAATTATTGTAAGTGGCTTTGCGGGTACATATATCATGGGCTTGATCATGAATGCCTTTGCAGTGAACGAATTTATGGCTATGCCTGCACATTATCATTTGGTAATGGGAGGAGTAGCATTCGGTATTGTGTTTATGGCTACAGATCCAGTATCAGCAGCACAAACGGAATCCGGTAAATGGCTTTATGGTTTACTGATTGGTTTCTTAACCGTCATCATCAGGGTAACCAATCCAGCCTATCCAGAGGGGATCATGTTGGCCGTTCTATTGATGAACGTCTTTGCCCCACTAATTGATTTTTATGTTGTAAAAGCAAACAAGAAAAGGAGGTTACAACGTGCAACAGTCTAA